In Piliocolobus tephrosceles isolate RC106 chromosome 4, ASM277652v3, whole genome shotgun sequence, the following are encoded in one genomic region:
- the LTC4S gene encoding leukotriene C4 synthase isoform X3 has translation MKDEVALLATVTLLGVLLQAYFSLQVISARRAFRVSPPLTTGPPEFERVYRAQVNCSEYFPLFLATLWVAGIFFHEGAAALCGLVYLFARLRYFQGYARSAQLRRNGERRACQAWATVCAKALR, from the exons ATGAAGGACGAGGTAGCTCTACTGGCCACCGTCACCCTCCTGGGAGTCCTGCTGCAAG cctacTTCTCCCTGCAGGTGATCTCGGCGCGCAGGGCCTTCCGCGTGTCGCCGCCGCTCACCACCGGCCCACCCGAGTTCGAGCGCGTCTACCGAGCCCA GGTGAACTGCAGCGAGTACTTCCCGCTGTTCCTCGCCACGCTCTGGGTCGCCGGCATCTTCTTTCATGAAG GGGCGGCGGCCCTGTGCGGCCTGGTCTACCTGTTCGCGCGCCTCCGCTACTTCCAGGGCTACGCCCGCTCCGCGCAGCTCAG GAGAAACGGAGAAAGGAGAGCTTGCCAAGCATGGGCAACGgtgtgtgcaaaggccctgaggtga
- the MGAT4B gene encoding alpha-1,3-mannosyl-glycoprotein 4-beta-N-acetylglucosaminyltransferase B: MRLRNGTFLTLLLFCLCAFLSLSWYAALSGQKGDVVDVYQREFLALRDRLHAAEQESLKRSKELNLVLDEIKRAVSERQALRDGDGNRTWGRLTEDPRLKPWNSSHRHVLHLPTVFHHLPHLLAKESSLQPAVRVGQGRTGVSVVMGIPSVRREVHSYLTDTLHSLISELSPQEKEDSVIVVLIAETDSQYTSAVTENIKALFPTEIHSGLLEVISPSPHFYPDFSRLRESFGDPKERVRWRTKQNLDYCFLMMYAQSKGIYYVQLEDDIVAKPNYLSTMKNFALQQPSEDWMILEFSQLGFIGKMFKSLDLSLIVEFILMFYRDKPIDWLLDHILWVKVCNPEKDAKHCDRQKANLRIRFKPSLFQHVGTHSSLAGKIQKLKDKDFGKQALRKEHVNPPAEVSTSLKTYQHFTLEKAYLREDFFWAFTPAAGDFIRFRFFQPLRLERFFFRSGNIEHPEDKLFNTSVEVLPFDNPQSDKEALQEGRTATLRYPRSPDGYLQIGSFYKGVAEGEVDPAFGPLEALRLSIQTDSPVWVILSEIFLKKAD, from the exons ATGAGGCTCCGCAATGGCACCTTCCTGACGCTGCTGCTCTTCTGCCTGTGCGCCTTCCTCTCGCTGTCCTGGTACGCGGCACTCAGCGGCCAGAAAG GCGACGTTGTGGACGTTTACCAGCGGGAGTTCCTGGCGCTGCGCGATCGGTTGCACGCAGCTGAGCAGGAGAGCCTCAAGCGCTCCAAGGAGCTCAACTTGGTGCTGGATGAGATCAAGAGGGCCGTGTCGGAAAGGCAGGCGCTGCGAGACGGAGACGGCAACCGTACCTGGGGCCGCCTAACAG AGGACCCCCGATTGAAGCCGTGGAACAGCTCACACCGGCACGTGCTGCACCTGCCCACCGTCTTCCACCACCTGCCACACCTGCTGGCCAAGGAGAGCAGTCTGCAGCCCGCGGTGCGCGTGGGCCAGGGCCGCACGGGAG TGTCGGTGGTGATGGGCATCCCGAGCGTGCGGCGCGAGGTGCACTCGTACCTGACTGACACTCTGCACTCGCTCATCTCCGAGCTGAGCCCGCAGGAGAAGGAGGACTCGGTCATCGTGGTGCTGATCGCTGAG ACTGACTCACAGTACACTTCGGCAGTGACAGAGAACATCAAGGCCTT GTTCCCCACGGAGATCCATTCTGGGCTCCTGGAGGTCATCTCACCCTCCCCCCACTTCTACCCTGACTTCTCCCGCCTCCGAGAGTCCTTTGGGGACCCCAAGGAGAGAGTCAG GTGGAGGACCAAACAGAACCTCGATTACTGCTTCCTCATGATGTACGCGCAGTCCAAAGGCATCTACTACGTGCAG CTGGAGGATGACATCGTGGCCAAGCCCAACTACCTGAGCACCATGAAGAACTTCGCACTGCAGCAGCCTTCAGAGGACTGGATGATCCTGGAGTTCTCCCAGCTGGGCTTCATTG GCAAGATGTTCAAGTCGCTGGACCTGAGCCTGATTGTAGAGTTCATCCTCATGTTCTACCGGGACAAGCCCATTGACTGGCTCTTGGACCATATTCTGTGGGTGAAAGTCTGCAACCCCGAGAAGGATGCG AAGCACTGTGACCGGCAGAAGGCCAACCTGCGGATCCGCTTCAAGCCGTCCCTCTTCCAGCATGTGGGCACTCACTCCTCGCTGGCTGGCAAGATCCAGAAACTGAAG GACAAGGACTTTGGAAAGCAGGCACTGCGGAAGGAGCATGTGAACCCGCCAGCAGAGGTGAGCACAAGCCTGAAGACATACCAGCACTTCACCCTCGAGAAAGCCTACCTGCGCGAGGACTTCTTCTGGGCCTTCACCCCTGCCGCGGGGGACTTCATCCGCTTCCGCTTCTTCCAACCCTTAAGACTGGAGCG GTTTTTCTTCCGCAGTGGGAACATCGAGCACCCGGAGGACAAGCTCTTCAACACGTCTGTGGAGGTGCTGCCCTTCGAC AACCCTCAGTCGGACAAGGAGGCCCTGCAGGAGGGCCGCACGGCCACCCTCCGGTACCCTCGGAGCCCCGACGGCTACCTCCAGATTG GCTCCTTCTACAAGGGAGTGGCAGAGGGAGAGGTGGACCCAGCCTTCGGCCCTCTGGAAGCGCTGCGCCTCTCGATCCAGACGGACTCGCCTGTGTGGGTGATTCTGAGCGAG ATCTTCCTGAAAAAGGCTGACTAA
- the LTC4S gene encoding leukotriene C4 synthase isoform X1 has protein sequence MKDEVALLATVTLLGVLLQAYFSLQVISARRAFRVSPPLTTGPPEFERVYRAQVNCSEYFPLFLATLWVAGIFFHEGRGVGLGRTRWTPWRPRTTLTRSARTSRRGGGPVRPGLPVRAPPLLPGLRPLRAAQAGAPVRERARPLAAGGAGCARPARPLPPGSAARHAPRTAADVAAVGLRPRPLGRRSRDRRAGASSRPGKRRSPPHPSLYH, from the exons ATGAAGGACGAGGTAGCTCTACTGGCCACCGTCACCCTCCTGGGAGTCCTGCTGCAAG cctacTTCTCCCTGCAGGTGATCTCGGCGCGCAGGGCCTTCCGCGTGTCGCCGCCGCTCACCACCGGCCCACCCGAGTTCGAGCGCGTCTACCGAGCCCA GGTGAACTGCAGCGAGTACTTCCCGCTGTTCCTCGCCACGCTCTGGGTCGCCGGCATCTTCTTTCATGAAGGTCGGGGTGTGGGGCTGGGGCGCACGCGCTGGACCCCCTGGCGGCCGCGCACCACGCTCACGAGGTCCGCGCGCACCTCTCGCAGGGGCGGCGGCCCTGTGCGGCCTGGTCTACCTGTTCGCGCGCCTCCGCTACTTCCAGGGCTACGCCCGCTCCGCGCAGCTCAG GCTGGCGCCCCTGTACGCGAGCGCGCGCGCCCTCTGGCTGCTGGTGGCGCTGGCTGCGCTCGGCCTGCTCGCCCACTTCCTCCCGGCAGCGCTGCGCGCCACGCTCCTCGGACGGCTGCGGACGTTGCTGCCGTGGGCCTGAGACCAAGGCCGCTGGGCCGGCGGAGCCGGGACCGAAGAGCCGGAGCCTCCAGCCGCCCCGGGAAGCGGCGCTCGCCTCCGCATCCTAGTCTCTATCATTAA
- the LTC4S gene encoding leukotriene C4 synthase isoform X2 codes for MKDEVALLATVTLLGVLLQAYFSLQVISARRAFRVSPPLTTGPPEFERVYRAQVNCSEYFPLFLATLWVAGIFFHEGAAALCGLVYLFARLRYFQGYARSAQLRLAPLYASARALWLLVALAALGLLAHFLPAALRATLLGRLRTLLPWA; via the exons ATGAAGGACGAGGTAGCTCTACTGGCCACCGTCACCCTCCTGGGAGTCCTGCTGCAAG cctacTTCTCCCTGCAGGTGATCTCGGCGCGCAGGGCCTTCCGCGTGTCGCCGCCGCTCACCACCGGCCCACCCGAGTTCGAGCGCGTCTACCGAGCCCA GGTGAACTGCAGCGAGTACTTCCCGCTGTTCCTCGCCACGCTCTGGGTCGCCGGCATCTTCTTTCATGAAG GGGCGGCGGCCCTGTGCGGCCTGGTCTACCTGTTCGCGCGCCTCCGCTACTTCCAGGGCTACGCCCGCTCCGCGCAGCTCAG GCTGGCGCCCCTGTACGCGAGCGCGCGCGCCCTCTGGCTGCTGGTGGCGCTGGCTGCGCTCGGCCTGCTCGCCCACTTCCTCCCGGCAGCGCTGCGCGCCACGCTCCTCGGACGGCTGCGGACGTTGCTGCCGTGGGCCTGA